From Novipirellula artificiosorum, the proteins below share one genomic window:
- a CDS encoding DNA alkylation repair protein, whose protein sequence is MGMIHNTDRLIHMNKATVVAFLKKNQDSRGIEHWQKLNKGELKSYGIGLTILRKYAKTIGRDAKLAKSLWNSNCYEMKIISILIDDPKTMTVEQAETQVEQLEGGYLVHVFSSCNAPLAKTPFVVELADEWIKSDDTVRRQCGYGLLYEISKSKKKNAPDEAYFLAHVAEIDKKRKQASTPILMSMAGSLMGIGMRTKKLNKEALKVARAIGPITHSESCDPFDVAKHLTSDYAKQKLGL, encoded by the coding sequence ATGGGCATGATTCACAATACCGATCGATTGATTCACATGAACAAGGCAACCGTCGTCGCGTTTCTGAAGAAGAACCAGGACTCGCGGGGCATCGAGCACTGGCAGAAACTCAACAAAGGCGAGCTCAAGAGCTATGGTATCGGCCTGACCATCCTGCGAAAGTACGCCAAGACGATCGGCCGCGATGCGAAGCTGGCCAAGTCGTTGTGGAATTCCAATTGTTATGAGATGAAAATCATCTCGATCCTTATCGACGATCCGAAAACGATGACCGTCGAGCAGGCGGAGACGCAGGTCGAACAACTCGAGGGTGGATACCTCGTGCACGTATTCTCCTCCTGCAACGCGCCCTTGGCGAAAACACCCTTCGTGGTCGAACTCGCCGACGAATGGATCAAGAGCGACGACACCGTTCGCCGTCAATGCGGGTACGGACTACTCTACGAAATCTCTAAAAGCAAAAAGAAGAACGCGCCGGACGAAGCCTATTTTCTGGCGCATGTCGCGGAGATCGACAAAAAACGCAAGCAGGCGTCGACTCCGATCTTGATGTCGATGGCTGGCTCGCTAATGGGGATTGGAATGCGGACGAAGAAACTCAACAAGGAAGCATTGAAAGTCGCCAGAGCGATTGGCCCCATCACGCACAGTGAATCGTGCGATCCGTTTGATGTCGCCAAACATCTCACCAGCGACTACGCGAAGCAGAAACTCGGTCTGTGA
- a CDS encoding BlaI/MecI/CopY family transcriptional regulator, with the protein MSNLEPAGLSPAEWEVMKVLWDSGPLAARDVFALLPNERQWAYKTVKTLLSRLVAKDAVHYDQVGNSYLYRAAIARDAATRQEVRGVMDRLVTEASSPLIAHFIEEADLSDDEIRKLKRQLDQKRRDKRGQS; encoded by the coding sequence ATGAGCAATCTGGAACCTGCAGGTTTGTCGCCTGCTGAGTGGGAAGTCATGAAAGTGCTTTGGGATTCCGGCCCCTTGGCGGCGCGGGATGTGTTTGCATTGCTTCCTAATGAGCGTCAGTGGGCTTATAAGACCGTCAAGACGTTGTTGTCTCGATTGGTCGCGAAGGACGCAGTCCACTACGATCAGGTGGGCAATTCGTACCTCTATCGAGCAGCCATCGCGCGTGATGCGGCGACCCGTCAAGAGGTCCGAGGGGTGATGGATCGGTTGGTGACCGAAGCTTCCTCGCCGTTGATCGCCCATTTCATCGAAGAGGCGGACTTGAGTGACGATGAGATTCGCAAACTCAAACGTCAATTGGATCAAAAACGACGTGACAAACGAGGCCAGTCATGA